One Fuerstiella marisgermanici DNA window includes the following coding sequences:
- the gltB gene encoding glutamate synthase large subunit, whose product MEDIRGNQYPLAMRPSYGAPEAHGLYDPANETENCGVGFVAHIKGERSHSILVDAERILKHMDHRGGCGCEENTGDGAGMLTALPTEFLKRVAKEDIGVDLPEDGKYGAGVVFLPQDEQQRATCKKTVEELIAQQGQTLLGWRELPVDFDGADIGVTAREFAPHFEMLFVSAADGLDQEQLERQLFVIRKLASHKLRNSDMSQALSFYVCSLSTKLIIYKGMLTSFQVLPFFLDLQAEDYTSHLAMVHSRFATNTFPSWDRAQPLRFMSHNGEINTVKGNSNWMFARQGVMDSEMWGDDLQKLFPIVEPHTSDSGRFDNALEMLYHSGRTLQEVVMMMIPEAWQNHSTMPEDKRAFYEYYSALQEPWDGPASVSFTDGHYIGATLDRNGLRPSRYYVTKDDRVVMASEVGVLDVDPENVAYKGRLQPGHMFLVDFEAGRIIPDAELKSMVASRRPYREWLDKQRILLSELPDGDKPEYLKEQELLNRMQAFGYTTETMQFMLIPLLEAKKDPIGSMGNDAALACLSDQARMPYDYFRQLFAQVTNPAIDSIREEVIMSLECYIGPEGNLLETTDKQCHRLAVPHPILSNQQMTNIKSMDHRGWKSQVIDITYPKSEGVGGLRPALERICAEARKAIKDGFSLVILSDRNVGPDRVPVSSLLATGAVHHHLVRHEERTQIGIVVESGEAREVHHFCLLIGYGADAVNPYIAMYALRQAREEGQISEEYTNTKIVQVYRMGVAKGMLKVMAKMGISTLQSYKGAQIFEAVGLADDVVDLCFAGTASRIKGVGFDLLAKEALMRHHLGYPENPDSISHELPNTGLYHWRRTGEKHAWNPHTIGRIQQAARSGDKNAYKDFSNLVNSETTRACHLRGLLKFKPQTSIPLSEVEPVEEIVKRFCTGAMSFGSISAESHEALAIAMNRLGGKSNTGEGGEKYERFEADENGDLRRSAIKQVASGRFGVTSWYLTNSDEIQIKISQGAKPGEGGELPGHKVDDVIASTRLSTRGVGLISPPPHHDIYSIEDLAQLIYDLKNANRTARISVKLVSEVGVGTVATGVAKGHADNILISGSEGGTGASPLTSIKHAGLPWELGIAETHQTLVMNDLRSRVRLQTDGQLKTGRDVVIATMLGAEEYGFATAPLITLGCIMMRKCHLNTCPVGIATQDPELRKKFNGKPEHVVNYLFMVAEETREIMAELGFRTINEMVGRCDVLELDKDVAHWKAKNIDLTPILTPAKKPHANVQTYCTIDQNHGLETVRDMELLHKCRAAIKSKQKIHVDTHIENIDRAFGTILSNEVSKKHGPGGLPEDTIHIKANGSAGQSVGAWSVHGVTIEVEGDANDFAGKGLSGGRLIIYPPKSSTFSPRENVLIGNVAMYGATSGEAYFRGVAAERFCVRNSGATAVVEGVGDHGCEYMTGGRAVILGVTGRNFAAGMSGGVAYVFDPEGKFLVNCNLETVALEKVEDAADSAELRQLIENHQQYTGSETAREILSEWDTAVKQFVKVMPVDYKRALQEMAAEAAAT is encoded by the coding sequence ATGGAAGACATTCGAGGCAACCAGTATCCTCTGGCCATGCGTCCGTCCTACGGAGCTCCGGAAGCTCACGGGCTGTACGACCCGGCCAACGAAACGGAAAACTGCGGCGTCGGCTTTGTCGCTCACATCAAAGGTGAACGCTCACACTCGATCCTGGTCGACGCAGAACGCATTCTGAAACACATGGACCACCGTGGTGGTTGCGGCTGCGAAGAAAACACGGGCGACGGAGCCGGAATGTTGACCGCTCTGCCAACCGAGTTCCTCAAGCGAGTTGCCAAAGAAGACATCGGCGTCGACCTGCCTGAAGACGGCAAGTACGGGGCCGGAGTTGTGTTTTTGCCGCAGGATGAACAGCAACGAGCAACCTGCAAGAAGACCGTTGAAGAACTGATCGCCCAGCAGGGCCAGACACTCCTCGGCTGGCGTGAACTGCCTGTCGATTTCGATGGAGCGGACATCGGCGTCACGGCTCGCGAATTCGCGCCGCACTTCGAAATGCTGTTTGTCAGTGCCGCCGACGGGCTGGATCAGGAACAGCTCGAACGACAGCTGTTCGTCATTCGCAAGCTGGCCAGCCACAAGCTGCGCAACAGCGACATGTCGCAGGCGCTGTCATTCTACGTGTGCAGTTTGTCGACCAAACTGATCATCTACAAAGGCATGCTGACGTCATTTCAGGTGCTGCCGTTCTTTCTTGACCTGCAGGCCGAAGACTACACCAGCCATCTCGCGATGGTGCATAGCCGCTTCGCCACAAACACGTTTCCAAGCTGGGACCGAGCTCAACCATTGCGCTTCATGTCGCACAATGGCGAAATCAATACTGTAAAGGGCAACAGCAACTGGATGTTCGCTCGGCAGGGAGTGATGGACAGCGAAATGTGGGGCGACGACCTGCAGAAGCTGTTCCCCATCGTGGAACCTCACACGTCGGATTCCGGCCGCTTCGACAACGCGTTGGAAATGCTCTACCACAGCGGCCGAACGTTGCAGGAAGTCGTCATGATGATGATTCCCGAAGCATGGCAAAATCATTCCACGATGCCCGAAGATAAGCGAGCCTTCTACGAGTACTACAGCGCTCTGCAGGAACCATGGGACGGTCCGGCGTCGGTATCGTTTACAGACGGCCACTACATCGGAGCCACTTTGGACCGGAACGGTCTGAGACCTTCGCGCTACTACGTGACGAAGGACGACCGAGTTGTCATGGCCAGCGAAGTGGGCGTGCTGGACGTTGATCCGGAAAACGTCGCGTACAAAGGGCGACTGCAGCCAGGCCACATGTTTTTGGTCGACTTCGAAGCGGGCCGCATCATCCCCGATGCCGAACTAAAATCGATGGTGGCATCGCGGCGACCGTATCGCGAATGGCTGGACAAGCAGCGAATCCTGCTGTCCGAACTGCCCGACGGTGACAAGCCCGAATACCTGAAAGAGCAGGAGCTTCTGAACCGCATGCAGGCGTTCGGTTACACCACCGAAACAATGCAGTTCATGCTGATCCCGCTGCTGGAAGCGAAAAAAGATCCGATCGGCTCGATGGGCAACGACGCCGCTTTGGCGTGCCTGTCCGACCAGGCTCGCATGCCGTACGACTACTTCCGACAACTGTTCGCTCAGGTGACGAACCCCGCGATCGATTCGATCCGGGAAGAAGTCATCATGTCGCTGGAATGCTACATCGGCCCTGAAGGCAATCTGCTGGAGACCACCGACAAGCAGTGTCATCGGCTGGCCGTGCCACACCCGATTCTCAGCAACCAGCAGATGACCAACATCAAGTCGATGGATCATCGCGGCTGGAAGTCACAGGTCATCGACATCACCTATCCGAAATCGGAAGGCGTCGGCGGTCTGCGTCCTGCTCTGGAACGCATCTGCGCAGAAGCTCGCAAAGCTATCAAAGACGGCTTTAGCCTTGTCATTCTGTCCGACCGCAACGTCGGTCCGGACCGAGTTCCTGTGAGCTCACTGCTGGCCACCGGAGCCGTGCATCATCACTTGGTCCGTCACGAAGAACGAACTCAGATCGGCATCGTGGTCGAATCGGGCGAAGCGCGCGAAGTGCATCACTTCTGCCTGTTGATCGGTTACGGAGCTGACGCGGTCAATCCGTACATCGCCATGTATGCGTTGCGACAGGCTCGCGAAGAAGGCCAGATTTCTGAGGAATATACCAACACGAAAATCGTGCAGGTGTATCGAATGGGCGTCGCCAAAGGCATGCTGAAGGTGATGGCCAAGATGGGCATCAGCACCCTGCAAAGTTACAAGGGAGCTCAGATTTTCGAAGCTGTTGGTCTGGCGGACGACGTGGTCGACCTGTGTTTTGCTGGAACCGCCAGCCGCATCAAGGGCGTGGGTTTCGACCTGCTGGCCAAAGAAGCGTTGATGCGGCACCATCTTGGCTACCCGGAAAACCCGGACAGCATCAGCCACGAACTCCCCAACACCGGCCTCTACCACTGGCGCCGCACGGGAGAAAAGCACGCGTGGAATCCTCACACGATCGGCCGCATTCAACAGGCGGCGCGTTCGGGCGACAAAAATGCGTACAAGGATTTCAGCAACCTCGTTAACAGCGAAACCACGCGAGCCTGCCATTTGCGAGGCCTGCTGAAGTTCAAGCCGCAAACTTCGATTCCACTCAGCGAAGTCGAACCGGTGGAAGAAATCGTCAAGCGATTCTGCACGGGTGCGATGAGCTTCGGATCGATCAGCGCTGAATCTCATGAAGCGTTGGCCATTGCTATGAACCGCCTGGGCGGCAAGTCGAATACAGGTGAAGGCGGCGAGAAGTACGAACGCTTCGAAGCCGACGAAAACGGCGATCTGCGACGTTCTGCCATCAAGCAGGTTGCCAGCGGGCGTTTCGGCGTGACGTCGTGGTACCTGACAAACAGTGACGAAATCCAAATCAAGATTTCGCAGGGAGCAAAACCCGGTGAAGGTGGGGAACTGCCTGGCCACAAGGTTGACGACGTGATTGCCAGCACACGACTCTCCACGCGCGGAGTTGGCTTGATCAGTCCGCCGCCGCATCACGACATCTATTCGATCGAAGACCTGGCGCAGCTGATCTATGACCTCAAGAACGCCAACCGAACCGCTCGCATCAGCGTGAAACTGGTATCGGAAGTCGGTGTCGGCACAGTGGCTACCGGTGTTGCAAAGGGGCATGCCGATAACATTCTGATTTCCGGCAGCGAAGGCGGTACAGGTGCGTCTCCGCTAACCAGCATCAAACACGCTGGTCTGCCGTGGGAATTGGGAATTGCAGAAACTCACCAAACGCTCGTCATGAACGACCTGCGTAGCCGAGTTCGCCTGCAGACGGACGGCCAGTTGAAGACCGGTCGCGACGTCGTCATCGCCACGATGCTGGGAGCAGAAGAATACGGGTTCGCGACAGCACCACTGATCACTCTGGGCTGCATCATGATGCGAAAGTGTCACTTGAATACGTGTCCGGTTGGTATCGCTACTCAGGATCCGGAACTACGCAAGAAGTTCAACGGCAAGCCGGAACACGTCGTCAACTACCTGTTCATGGTGGCTGAAGAAACGCGTGAGATCATGGCGGAGCTTGGCTTCCGCACGATCAACGAAATGGTTGGCCGGTGCGACGTATTGGAACTGGACAAAGACGTCGCTCACTGGAAGGCGAAGAACATCGACCTCACGCCGATCCTTACCCCGGCGAAGAAGCCTCATGCCAATGTGCAGACCTACTGCACAATCGACCAGAACCACGGACTGGAAACAGTTCGTGACATGGAATTGCTGCATAAGTGTCGAGCGGCCATCAAGAGCAAGCAGAAAATTCATGTCGATACGCACATCGAAAACATCGACCGCGCGTTCGGCACAATCTTAAGCAATGAGGTCAGCAAGAAGCACGGTCCGGGCGGGCTGCCGGAGGACACCATTCACATTAAAGCGAATGGTTCGGCCGGGCAAAGCGTGGGTGCGTGGAGCGTTCACGGTGTCACTATTGAAGTCGAAGGCGACGCCAACGACTTCGCAGGCAAGGGCTTGTCCGGCGGTCGTTTGATCATCTACCCACCAAAAAGCAGCACGTTTTCTCCTCGCGAAAACGTCCTGATCGGGAACGTGGCGATGTACGGAGCGACCAGCGGTGAGGCCTACTTCCGAGGCGTCGCGGCAGAACGCTTCTGCGTCCGCAACAGTGGAGCAACCGCCGTGGTTGAAGGCGTGGGCGACCACGGTTGCGAATACATGACCGGCGGCCGCGCTGTGATTCTGGGTGTTACCGGCCGCAACTTTGCAGCGGGAATGTCCGGCGGGGTTGCTTACGTGTTCGATCCGGAAGGCAAGTTCCTGGTCAATTGCAATCTGGAAACGGTGGCGCTGGAGAAGGTGGAAGACGCCGCAGACAGCGCGGAACTACGCCAGCTTATCGAAAACCACCAGCAGTACACGGGCTCCGAAACGGCTCGCGAAATCCTGAGCGAGTGGGATACCGCCGTGAAACAGTTCGTTAAGGTAATGCCCGTGGACTACAAGCGGGCGTTGCAGGAAATGGCGGCAGAAGCAGCCGCGACATAA
- a CDS encoding glutamate synthase subunit beta: MGKPTGFKEIARQVPRDRDPLLRILDWNEFHEHMPEEELRSQGARCMDCGVPFCHTGDLMANMAAGCPINNLIPEWNDLVYRGRWKDALHRLHKTNNFPEFTGRVCPAPCEGSCCLAVNEPAVTIKNIECAIVDHGFEHCWIVPEPPEERTGKKIAVVGSGPAGLAAAAQLNKVGHLVTVYERDDRIGGLLMYGIPNMKLQKTEVVDRRIKLLQEEGITFVTNTEIGKDIPADKLKADFDAVVLATGSTRPRDLPLPGRDLNGIHFAMDFLRPNTKSLLDSGLKDGNFINAKDKHVIVIGGGDTGNDCLGTSMRHGCKSLVNFEIVEQPPHERASNNPWPQWPRIFRVDYGHEEGAAKFGKDPREFCVSTVEFIDDGNGNIKSLKACQVDWRQVTEGGPPFTPIQGTEKEYPADLVFLALGFLGPENGPAEQLGVDVRAGHGGMSWFKAEHEKYTTNVDNVFVAGDCRRGQSLIVWAINEGRGCAREVDRHLMGTTDLP; encoded by the coding sequence ATGGGAAAGCCCACCGGCTTTAAAGAAATCGCTCGCCAGGTACCGCGGGATCGTGATCCGCTTCTGCGCATTCTGGACTGGAACGAGTTTCACGAACACATGCCCGAAGAAGAACTGCGATCGCAGGGGGCTCGATGCATGGACTGCGGAGTGCCGTTTTGTCACACCGGTGACCTGATGGCCAACATGGCGGCTGGCTGCCCCATCAACAACCTGATTCCTGAATGGAACGATCTGGTTTATCGAGGCCGCTGGAAAGACGCACTGCATCGCCTGCACAAGACAAACAACTTTCCGGAATTCACCGGTCGCGTCTGCCCGGCTCCCTGCGAAGGGTCGTGCTGTCTTGCCGTCAACGAACCGGCCGTAACGATCAAGAATATCGAATGTGCGATCGTTGACCACGGCTTCGAACATTGCTGGATTGTCCCGGAACCACCGGAAGAACGCACCGGCAAGAAAATTGCCGTCGTCGGTAGTGGGCCCGCCGGACTGGCCGCTGCCGCTCAGCTAAACAAAGTGGGACACCTCGTCACCGTTTACGAACGAGACGACCGCATCGGCGGACTGCTGATGTACGGCATTCCCAACATGAAGCTGCAGAAAACGGAAGTCGTGGATCGGCGAATCAAACTGCTGCAGGAAGAAGGCATCACGTTCGTCACCAACACAGAAATCGGCAAGGACATTCCTGCCGACAAGCTGAAGGCCGATTTCGACGCCGTCGTGCTGGCAACCGGGTCAACTCGACCACGCGACCTGCCATTGCCGGGCCGAGATCTAAACGGCATTCACTTTGCGATGGACTTCCTGCGGCCCAACACCAAAAGCCTGCTGGATTCCGGTCTGAAGGATGGCAACTTCATCAACGCCAAAGACAAGCACGTCATTGTGATCGGTGGGGGAGACACCGGTAACGACTGTTTGGGCACGTCGATGAGGCACGGCTGCAAGTCGCTGGTGAACTTCGAAATTGTCGAACAGCCGCCGCACGAACGAGCATCCAACAACCCGTGGCCGCAGTGGCCTCGAATTTTCCGTGTCGACTACGGGCACGAAGAAGGAGCCGCGAAGTTCGGCAAAGACCCTCGTGAGTTCTGCGTGTCGACTGTCGAATTCATCGACGATGGCAACGGCAACATCAAGTCACTGAAAGCCTGCCAAGTTGACTGGCGCCAGGTCACGGAAGGTGGCCCACCGTTTACACCAATTCAAGGCACAGAAAAAGAATATCCGGCCGACCTGGTCTTTCTGGCACTCGGCTTTCTGGGTCCGGAAAACGGCCCGGCCGAACAGCTGGGTGTGGACGTCCGCGCGGGGCACGGCGGTATGTCGTGGTTCAAAGCAGAACACGAAAAGTACACGACCAACGTCGACAACGTCTTCGTGGCGGGTGACTGTCGTCGTGGCCAAAGCCTGATCGTCTGGGCCATCAATGAAGGCCGCGGATGTGCTCGGGAAGTCGATCGCCACCTGATGGGCACGACCGACCTTCCATAG
- a CDS encoding dihydroorotate dehydrogenase has product MSVLAVKLNRLSLANPILVASGTFGYAKEMTAFVDFKKLGGIIPKTVTPQPRAGNPPPRTVETASGMLNSIGLDNDGFDQFMAEKLPYLADLGSSVIVNIAAKTNDEFRRMADVLNAAEGVAAVELNISCPNVSGGVDFGTNPELAASVVETVCSAGPLPVIAKLTPNVTSVIPIAQAVADAGADAVSLINTFQGMAIDWKKRKPILGNVLGGLSGPAIKPLALRIVWQVAQAVKIPIIGVGGIQCLNDVMEFLVAGATAVQVGTANFYNPGLSSELVSQLAEVVQQEGVSNISELVGTLRTDAS; this is encoded by the coding sequence ATGTCTGTCCTCGCCGTAAAGCTAAATCGTCTCTCTCTGGCTAATCCGATCCTTGTCGCGTCCGGCACCTTTGGGTACGCGAAGGAAATGACGGCGTTTGTCGACTTCAAAAAACTGGGCGGCATCATTCCCAAAACGGTGACGCCTCAGCCCCGTGCCGGAAACCCGCCGCCTCGCACGGTTGAAACGGCCAGCGGAATGCTGAACTCCATCGGCCTGGACAACGACGGCTTCGACCAGTTTATGGCCGAAAAACTGCCCTACCTTGCGGACCTGGGTTCGTCCGTCATCGTGAACATCGCGGCAAAAACGAACGACGAATTTCGTCGCATGGCAGACGTCTTGAACGCGGCAGAAGGCGTGGCGGCCGTAGAACTGAACATTTCGTGCCCAAATGTGTCTGGCGGAGTCGACTTCGGTACGAATCCGGAACTTGCCGCATCGGTCGTGGAAACCGTTTGCAGCGCAGGTCCGTTGCCTGTGATCGCCAAGCTCACTCCAAACGTGACAAGCGTGATTCCAATCGCTCAGGCAGTGGCCGATGCCGGAGCTGACGCGGTATCGCTGATCAACACGTTTCAGGGGATGGCGATCGACTGGAAAAAACGAAAACCGATTCTCGGCAATGTGCTGGGCGGTTTGAGTGGTCCAGCGATCAAGCCGTTAGCACTGCGAATCGTGTGGCAGGTGGCTCAGGCGGTGAAGATTCCAATTATCGGTGTGGGTGGAATTCAGTGCCTGAACGATGTGATGGAATTTTTGGTCGCTGGTGCCACAGCAGTTCAGGTAGGCACGGCGAACTTTTATAACCCGGGCCTGTCCAGTGAACTGGTTAGTCAGTTGGCCGAGGTTGTTCAGCAGGAAGGCGTGAGCAACATTTCGGAACTTGTTGGGACCCTGCGTACGGACGCTTCTTAG
- the trpS gene encoding tryptophan--tRNA ligase: MKILSGIQPTGRFHWGNYFGAIRQYIELQGNEQSYYFIADLHALTTVREPNVLRQNVADSALDLLALGLKPDQATLFRQSDVPEVTELTWLLMTITQMHLLEKCHAYKDKKAKGLAADAGLFTYPVLMAADILIYDSNVVPVGLDQVQHIEVTRDLAQRFNSMYGDDCFVLPDAHVLDHSAKVPGTDGEKMSKSYNNTIPLFETPKKLKKIINKITTDSTPVEAPKNPDTCAVFNLYKLFATDEQLAALADRYRAGGMGYGEAKGALYDAAMEYFGPAFDLRADLEQRPDDVEDILIQGARTARAKAREVVERVRTACGLAAKPA, encoded by the coding sequence ATGAAAATTTTGTCCGGCATTCAGCCGACCGGTCGCTTCCACTGGGGCAACTACTTCGGAGCCATTCGGCAATACATCGAACTGCAGGGCAATGAGCAGTCCTACTACTTCATTGCCGACCTGCACGCTCTGACCACGGTTCGCGAGCCCAATGTGCTGCGACAAAACGTGGCCGATTCGGCACTGGACCTGCTGGCCCTGGGATTAAAGCCGGACCAGGCCACTTTGTTCAGGCAGTCTGATGTGCCCGAAGTGACCGAACTGACGTGGTTGCTGATGACGATCACTCAGATGCACCTGTTGGAAAAGTGTCACGCTTACAAAGACAAAAAAGCCAAGGGCCTCGCTGCCGACGCGGGGCTGTTCACCTATCCGGTTTTGATGGCGGCCGACATCCTGATCTACGACAGTAACGTCGTGCCGGTTGGCCTGGACCAGGTGCAGCACATCGAAGTCACCCGCGATCTGGCTCAACGATTCAACTCCATGTACGGCGACGATTGTTTCGTGCTTCCGGACGCACACGTGCTGGACCATTCGGCAAAGGTGCCGGGCACGGACGGTGAGAAGATGTCGAAAAGCTACAACAACACGATCCCGCTGTTTGAGACGCCGAAGAAGCTAAAAAAGATCATCAACAAGATCACGACCGATTCGACGCCGGTCGAAGCGCCTAAGAACCCCGACACCTGTGCCGTTTTTAACCTTTACAAGCTGTTTGCGACTGATGAGCAGCTGGCCGCACTGGCGGACCGCTATCGAGCGGGCGGAATGGGCTACGGTGAAGCAAAGGGCGCTTTGTACGACGCTGCGATGGAATATTTCGGTCCCGCGTTTGATTTGCGAGCCGATCTGGAGCAACGGCCCGACGATGTCGAGGATATTCTCATTCAGGGAGCCAGAACGGCTCGCGCGAAAGCTCGCGAAGTGGTCGAACGGGTCCGGACTGCGTGTGGCCTGGCGGCAAAGCCCGCGTAA
- a CDS encoding 4Fe-4S dicluster domain-containing protein — translation MTISMTDYFQTRKADRKKETRYINVINKDSCTSCNSCATVCPVDCIYEVVSPVPSESYHQIDTSRCIGCQMCYRSPNDSSDFYQLTICPWNAIDMLHNPNVKPADQSVLEPYYRGSTADIPWTKLEEYSYQLFLDGEVFIPAGEGALHAVFAILQEESWMYSEEDNIRLVGETPEKTDTFTRYRATEAARDLLDVIFDGYERIFMD, via the coding sequence ATGACGATTTCCATGACCGACTACTTCCAGACGCGTAAAGCCGATCGGAAGAAGGAAACTCGCTACATCAACGTGATCAACAAAGACAGTTGCACGTCGTGTAATTCCTGCGCCACGGTCTGTCCCGTCGACTGCATCTACGAAGTTGTCAGCCCTGTTCCTTCGGAAAGCTACCATCAGATCGACACCAGCCGCTGCATCGGCTGCCAGATGTGCTATCGGTCGCCAAACGACAGCAGCGACTTCTACCAGCTGACGATTTGTCCGTGGAACGCTATCGACATGCTTCACAACCCGAATGTGAAGCCCGCAGACCAGTCTGTGTTGGAACCCTACTACCGAGGTTCAACGGCCGACATCCCGTGGACAAAGCTGGAAGAATACTCCTACCAGTTGTTCCTGGACGGCGAAGTCTTCATTCCCGCCGGCGAAGGCGCTCTGCACGCCGTGTTTGCGATTCTGCAGGAAGAATCATGGATGTACAGCGAAGAGGACAACATTCGCCTGGTCGGTGAAACCCCAGAGAAAACAGACACGTTCACACGCTATCGAGCGACCGAGGCGGCTCGCGATTTGCTGGACGTAATTTTCGACGGCTACGAACGCATCTTTATGGATTAG
- the lepA gene encoding translation elongation factor 4, producing the protein MDPKLIRNFSIIAHIDHGKSTLADQLLLQSGTITEREFHSQILDDLEIEKERGITVKARSVTIDYKKDGQTYELNLIDTPGHVDFHYEVNRSLAACEGALLLIDAFQGVQAQTVANAYAAIEVDLEIVPVVNKIDLQVIRVEEVLEEVENILGLDASEALRVSAKTGLNVDTVFDAIISKIPPPSGSPDKPLKALVFDSKFDKYRGVVTYVRMVDGVIRKGDNIRFMRENVNSEVIEIGQFRPGLVPCKELGPGQVGYVLTGVKELSRITVGDTVTMANNPAEAPLPGYQKPKQMVFCGMYPLDATGFESLRDELQKLSLNDSSFSFQPETSDALGFGFRCGFLGMLHMEIVQQRLEREQDMDLIQTAPNVTYEILTKSGKTMVIDNPQDVPDPSQIDEFREPIAKVSFIVPAENVGTIMQLSQDRRGIYKNTEFLGPTRAQVVYELPLSEIVYDMYDKLKSVTRGYGTMDYEIIGYTAADLVKMDILVKGEQVDALSTIVHRSTADRRGRALVKRLKTEINKHQFEIAIQAAIGGKIIARETISAFRKNVTAKCYGGDISRKRKLLEKQKEGKKRMKQFGAVEIPQKAFLSVLEANRDD; encoded by the coding sequence ATGGATCCCAAGTTAATTCGCAACTTCAGCATTATTGCTCATATCGACCACGGCAAGAGTACGCTGGCTGATCAGTTGCTGCTGCAAAGCGGCACCATCACGGAACGCGAGTTTCATTCGCAGATTCTGGACGATCTGGAAATCGAAAAAGAACGCGGCATTACCGTGAAGGCTCGGTCGGTCACCATCGACTACAAAAAAGACGGCCAGACGTACGAACTGAACCTGATTGATACGCCTGGTCACGTCGACTTCCACTACGAAGTTAACCGCAGCCTCGCCGCATGCGAAGGCGCTTTGCTGCTGATCGATGCTTTTCAGGGAGTCCAGGCTCAAACCGTGGCCAACGCTTATGCCGCGATTGAAGTGGACCTGGAGATCGTGCCCGTCGTCAATAAAATCGACCTGCAGGTGATTCGCGTCGAAGAGGTGCTGGAAGAAGTCGAGAACATTCTGGGCCTGGATGCTTCAGAAGCTCTGCGAGTCAGCGCGAAAACCGGACTTAACGTCGATACCGTCTTCGATGCCATCATCAGCAAAATTCCTCCTCCGTCCGGTTCCCCCGATAAGCCGTTAAAAGCGCTGGTCTTCGATTCGAAGTTCGACAAATACCGTGGCGTGGTCACCTACGTGCGAATGGTGGACGGAGTGATCCGCAAGGGCGATAACATTCGCTTTATGCGCGAAAACGTCAACAGCGAAGTGATTGAGATCGGTCAGTTTCGTCCCGGCCTTGTGCCCTGCAAGGAACTCGGCCCCGGCCAGGTGGGTTACGTCCTGACCGGCGTGAAAGAACTGAGCCGCATCACCGTCGGCGACACAGTCACGATGGCCAACAATCCGGCCGAAGCACCGTTGCCCGGCTACCAAAAGCCCAAGCAGATGGTCTTCTGCGGGATGTACCCGCTCGACGCAACAGGCTTCGAAAGCCTGCGGGACGAGTTACAGAAACTAAGTCTGAACGATTCGAGTTTCTCGTTTCAGCCAGAGACCAGCGACGCACTCGGCTTCGGCTTCCGTTGCGGGTTCCTCGGCATGCTGCACATGGAGATCGTCCAGCAGCGGCTTGAGCGTGAACAGGACATGGACCTGATTCAGACCGCCCCGAACGTCACCTACGAGATCCTGACCAAGTCTGGCAAGACGATGGTGATCGATAATCCGCAGGACGTTCCCGATCCCAGCCAGATCGATGAATTCCGCGAACCGATCGCGAAGGTCAGCTTCATTGTTCCCGCAGAAAACGTGGGCACAATCATGCAGCTTAGCCAGGACCGACGCGGCATCTATAAAAACACCGAATTCCTTGGGCCCACGCGAGCTCAGGTTGTCTACGAACTGCCGCTCAGTGAAATCGTCTACGACATGTACGACAAGCTGAAAAGCGTGACTCGCGGCTACGGCACGATGGATTATGAGATCATCGGTTACACGGCCGCCGATCTGGTGAAGATGGATATCCTCGTGAAGGGCGAACAAGTCGACGCCCTCTCAACCATCGTCCACCGCAGCACTGCCGACCGACGTGGCCGAGCACTCGTGAAACGCCTGAAGACAGAAATCAACAAGCATCAATTCGAGATCGCTATCCAGGCAGCCATCGGCGGAAAAATTATCGCTCGAGAAACCATTTCCGCATTCCGCAAAAACGTAACGGCCAAGTGCTACGGCGGCGACATCAGTCGAAAACGCAAGCTGCTGGAAAAGCAAAAAGAGGGCAAGAAGCGCATGAAGCAATTCGGCGCTGTCGAGATCCCTCAAAAAGCATTCCTCTCCGTCCTCGAAGCCAACCGCGACGACTAA